A stretch of Halostagnicola kamekurae DNA encodes these proteins:
- a CDS encoding GYD domain-containing protein, with protein sequence MPSYTAFVNVADRDVQNVQELASIWGEVRGEFAEHEAELVDSYAMLGSHDFLVIFEAPDRESAFKSALTLRRHGLEAETMEIVDTDEFAQLVDEV encoded by the coding sequence ATGCCCAGCTACACCGCGTTCGTCAACGTCGCCGATCGAGACGTACAGAACGTTCAGGAATTGGCCTCGATCTGGGGCGAAGTACGCGGCGAGTTCGCCGAACACGAGGCCGAGCTCGTCGACTCCTACGCGATGCTCGGGAGCCACGACTTTCTGGTCATCTTCGAGGCGCCCGACCGCGAGAGCGCGTTCAAGTCCGCGCTGACGCTTCGCAGACACGGCCTCGAGGCCGAGACGATGGAAATCGTCGACACCGACGAGTTCGCACAGCTCGTCGACGAGGTCTGA
- a CDS encoding winged helix-turn-helix domain-containing protein, which produces MTSQHRKRDERPVDPFKSLGNETRLEILRALYEHRQTASATGEQLPYSTLRERVGVEDKGNFNYHLRQLREQFVEEAAEGYRLTFAGFEIAKVIDIDAWRSHEKRGPVPVGDASEGNAAGDTGAPPADTEASGETPDAPMKAVYEDSIVKIERGETTLFAHAVRPVGAADRNMSDLLDVASTLWRHTIEQILEGICPYCHTTVERSLTIGSEGPWEYSFAVECPQCGPIGGSHAGTALLTHPAVVSFYWDHDIDLRNRRFWEVPFIGDEAVTVLDEEPLELRIDLELDGDTLAVILDDDARVVDTKRSNL; this is translated from the coding sequence ATGACCAGCCAGCACCGAAAACGGGACGAACGGCCCGTCGATCCGTTCAAATCTCTGGGAAACGAAACCCGTCTCGAGATTCTACGGGCGCTCTACGAGCACCGCCAAACCGCCTCCGCCACGGGTGAGCAACTTCCGTATTCGACGCTCCGAGAGCGGGTCGGCGTGGAGGATAAGGGAAACTTCAACTACCATCTCAGACAGCTTCGCGAGCAGTTCGTCGAGGAAGCCGCTGAGGGGTATCGCCTGACCTTCGCCGGGTTTGAGATCGCGAAAGTGATCGATATCGACGCTTGGCGGTCTCACGAGAAACGCGGACCGGTTCCAGTCGGCGACGCGAGCGAGGGGAACGCTGCCGGAGACACGGGCGCTCCCCCTGCCGATACTGAGGCATCTGGTGAAACCCCCGACGCGCCCATGAAAGCAGTTTACGAGGACAGTATCGTCAAAATCGAGCGAGGTGAGACCACCCTGTTCGCACACGCCGTTCGACCGGTCGGCGCGGCGGATCGTAACATGTCCGATCTCCTCGACGTCGCCTCGACACTGTGGCGACACACGATTGAACAGATACTCGAGGGGATCTGTCCCTACTGTCATACGACAGTCGAGCGGTCGCTTACGATCGGATCTGAGGGGCCGTGGGAGTACTCGTTCGCGGTGGAGTGCCCCCAATGCGGCCCGATAGGAGGATCACATGCCGGAACTGCGCTCCTCACACATCCCGCGGTCGTTTCGTTCTATTGGGACCACGACATCGACCTGCGGAACCGCCGATTCTGGGAGGTTCCGTTCATCGGCGACGAGGCCGTTACCGTTCTCGACGAGGAGCCACTCGAGTTGCGGATCGACCTCGAACTCGACGGCGATACGCTCGCCGTCATACTCGACGATGACGCACGCGTCGTCGACACGAAGCGTTCGAACTTGTAG
- a CDS encoding serine hydrolase domain-containing protein: MLAGSALLGAASITGGVPRNGRAESDTSAPNQPDEPDSTSPSSGRSRSLELQDLDDLESFVDETMRRTLEEHDVVGASVAVVHDDEIVLAEGYGDASIDGPAVDAAETRFRVGSVSKPIVWTAVMQLIEAGQIDPDEDVRTYLESVPLPETEWEPITMAHLATHTAGFEQRYAGTWVRDPDDVRSLPTVLSEEQPDRVRPPGSIVSYSNYGAALAAQVVADVTGTPFERYVRENVFDPLEMDTATFEQPVPDESGTTVATGYTTLTGTPTESPGLNFELAPAGSMSATTTEMAQFVRAHLNGGVVDGDRILEDETVAEMHERWFTHHERLDGLSFGLLERSRGIGGNASDDGESTTGESADDDDSTGGRSAGNASTGGESRLLEHDGQIPGSFHSRLLLAPEHDLGLFLSYNTDSAANASTTFIDAFLEEYLPLEESADAAVPGPDGRPERADELEGSYRGVSTSESEPAKLWSVAQAGSIDVSIADDGALVTELGGETRWIEREPLLFRAEDGDDFLAFGEDGGEIRYLFLGFQAFERRSWHESMSVHAGVAGATTLGMVSGAVGWPLARGWRWLRSDGESGATSHADPDAAIETDSDDPRPSNADSSSVAESVGRTEASGASGGKTRQARQEAGSSRGSERTTQSSSLTDPRRWGRWTAGGAIACLFGFVFGVVGLLLVYPYTLLSDPPLAFEALFALPLLGIAGTAVSAFYAITAWREGYWSRRSRIHYTLVVCAMAGFCWLLYYWNFVRLPV, translated from the coding sequence GTGCTCGCAGGATCCGCCCTTCTCGGCGCAGCGTCGATCACGGGCGGCGTTCCGCGGAACGGCCGCGCAGAGTCCGATACGAGCGCACCGAATCAACCGGACGAACCAGACTCGACCTCGCCGTCGTCGGGCCGGAGTCGTTCGCTCGAGTTACAGGATCTCGATGATCTCGAGTCCTTCGTCGACGAAACCATGCGACGGACCCTCGAGGAACACGACGTCGTCGGCGCGTCCGTCGCCGTCGTTCACGACGACGAAATCGTGCTCGCAGAGGGGTACGGAGACGCGTCGATCGACGGCCCGGCCGTCGACGCCGCCGAAACGCGGTTTCGGGTCGGCTCCGTCTCGAAACCGATCGTCTGGACCGCGGTGATGCAACTGATCGAAGCCGGCCAGATCGACCCGGACGAAGACGTCAGAACGTACCTCGAGTCAGTACCGCTCCCCGAGACGGAGTGGGAGCCGATCACGATGGCCCACCTCGCCACGCACACGGCCGGCTTCGAGCAGCGATACGCCGGAACGTGGGTTCGAGACCCCGACGACGTGCGATCGCTTCCGACGGTCCTGAGCGAAGAACAGCCCGACCGCGTTCGACCGCCCGGATCGATCGTCTCGTACTCGAACTACGGTGCCGCGCTCGCGGCTCAGGTCGTCGCCGACGTGACCGGGACCCCGTTCGAACGGTACGTTCGAGAAAACGTCTTCGACCCGCTCGAGATGGATACCGCAACGTTCGAGCAGCCAGTCCCCGACGAATCCGGAACCACCGTCGCGACCGGATACACAACTCTCACCGGAACGCCGACGGAATCACCGGGACTCAACTTCGAACTCGCCCCCGCGGGGTCGATGTCCGCGACGACGACGGAGATGGCACAGTTCGTCCGCGCTCATCTCAACGGTGGCGTCGTCGACGGCGATCGGATTCTCGAGGACGAAACCGTCGCGGAGATGCACGAGCGGTGGTTCACCCACCACGAGCGACTCGACGGCCTCTCGTTCGGACTTCTCGAGCGATCTCGAGGTATCGGCGGAAACGCCAGTGACGATGGCGAATCCACCACCGGCGAAAGCGCTGATGATGACGATTCCACCGGCGGCAGAAGTGCCGGTAACGCATCCACTGGCGGCGAAAGCCGGCTCCTCGAGCACGACGGCCAGATACCGGGATCGTTCCACAGCCGACTCCTGCTCGCACCCGAACACGATCTGGGTCTGTTTCTCTCGTACAACACCGACAGCGCCGCCAACGCGAGCACCACCTTCATCGACGCCTTCCTGGAGGAATACCTCCCGCTCGAGGAGTCGGCGGACGCTGCAGTTCCGGGTCCCGACGGTCGCCCCGAACGCGCCGACGAACTCGAGGGCAGCTATCGCGGCGTCTCGACTTCGGAGTCCGAGCCCGCGAAGCTCTGGTCGGTCGCACAGGCCGGATCGATCGACGTTTCCATTGCCGACGACGGCGCGCTCGTAACCGAACTCGGGGGCGAGACGCGATGGATCGAACGCGAACCGCTCCTCTTTCGGGCGGAAGACGGCGACGACTTCCTGGCGTTCGGCGAAGACGGCGGCGAGATCAGATACCTCTTTCTCGGCTTTCAGGCGTTCGAGCGGCGCTCGTGGCACGAGTCGATGTCCGTCCATGCCGGGGTTGCTGGCGCGACGACGCTCGGGATGGTCTCCGGGGCCGTTGGCTGGCCGCTCGCTCGAGGGTGGCGGTGGCTTCGAAGCGACGGTGAATCGGGAGCGACTAGTCACGCGGACCCGGATGCCGCGATAGAAACGGACTCGGACGATCCCCGACCGTCGAACGCCGACTCGAGTTCGGTCGCCGAGTCCGTCGGACGAACGGAGGCAAGCGGAGCGTCCGGTGGGAAAACGCGACAGGCGAGACAGGAGGCTGGCTCCTCGAGGGGGTCCGAACGGACCACACAGAGTAGTTCGCTGACGGATCCACGCCGATGGGGGCGCTGGACCGCCGGCGGGGCGATCGCGTGTCTGTTCGGGTTCGTGTTCGGCGTCGTCGGCCTGTTGCTCGTATACCCGTACACGCTTTTGAGCGATCCGCCGCTTGCGTTCGAGGCGTTGTTCGCGCTCCCACTGCTCGGGATCGCCGGAACGGCAGTTTCGGCGTTTTACGCGATCACCGCCTGGCGCGAGGGATACTGGAGTCGGCGGTCTCGGATCCACTACACGCTCGTCGTCTGTGCGATGGCCGGCTTCTGCTGGCTATTGTACTACTGGAACTTCGTCCGACTCCCGGTCTAA